Proteins encoded in a region of the Cygnus olor isolate bCygOlo1 chromosome 4, bCygOlo1.pri.v2, whole genome shotgun sequence genome:
- the METAP1 gene encoding methionine aminopeptidase 1 isoform X1 — translation MAAVESRVCETAGCSSEAKLQCPTCLKLGIQGSYFCSQECFKGSWATHKLLHKKAKDEKAKHEVSSWTLEGDVNTNPWSGYRYTGKLRPHYPLTPTRPVPSYIQRPDYADHPLGMSESEQALKGTSQIKILSPEDIEGMRVVCRLAREVLDVAAMMVKAGVTTEEIDHAVHLACIARNCYPSPLNYYNFPKSCCTSVNEVICHGIPDRRPLQEGDIVNVDITVYRNGYHGDLNETFYVGEVDEGAKRLVQTTYECLMQAIDAVKPGVRYRELGNIIQKHAQANGFSVVRSYCGHGIHKLFHTAPNVPHYAKNKAVGVMKPGHVFTIEPMICEGGWQDETWPDGWTAVTRDGKRSAQFEHTLLVTDTGCEILTRRLDSIRPHFMSQ, via the exons GAATGCTTTAAGGGAAGCTGGGCTACTCACAAGTTATTACACAAGAAAGcaa aagatgaaaaagctAAACATGAAGTTTCCTCTTGGACCCTGGAAGGTGACGTTAACACAAATCCCTGGTCTGGTTATCGATATACTGGGAAACTCAGGCCACATTATCCCCTG ACACCAACGAGACCTGTGCCAAGTTATATTCAGAGACCAGATTATGCTGATCATCCACTAG GAATGTCTGAATCAGAACAGGCTTTGAAAGGGACctctcaaataaaaatactctcACCTGAGGATATAGAAGGGATGCGAGTAGTGTGTAGG CTTGCTAGAGAAGTATTGGATGTCGCTGCCATGATGGTGAAAGCAGGTGTGACTACTGAAGAAATTGATCATGCTGTCCATTTA GCTTGTATTGCAAGGAATTGCTATCCTTCCCCTCTGAATTATTATAATTTCCCTAAGTCATGTTGTACATCAGTGAATGAAGTGATCTGCCATGGAATTCCTGATAGGAGGCCATTACAGGAGGGGGATATTGTTAATG TGGATATTACTGTCTATCGTAATGGCTACCATGGAGATCTGAACGAGACGTTTTACGTTGGAGAAGTTGATGAGGGTGCAAAGAGGCTTGTCCAAACAACGTATGAGTGCCTAATGCAAGCCATCGATGCAG taaaACCTGGTGTTAGGTATAGAGAACTGGGAAACATTATTCAGAAACACGCTCAAGCAAATGGATTCTCGGTCGTTCGGAGCTACTGTGGGCATGGAATCCATAAACTTTTCCATACAGCCCCTAATGTGCCACACTATGCCA AAAATAAGGCGGTTGGAGTCATGAAGCCAGGTCATGTATTTACAATCGAACCAATGATCTGTGAAG GTGGTTGGCAAGATGAAACATGGCCCGATGGTTGGACTGCGGTAACAAGAGATGGAAAGCGATCTGCCCAGTTTGAACACACTCTTCTGGTCACCGATACAGGCTGTGAGATCCTCACTCGGCGGCTGGATAGTATTCGTCCCCATTTCATGTCCCAGTGA
- the METAP1 gene encoding methionine aminopeptidase 1 isoform X2 translates to MAAVESRVCETAGCSSEAKLQCPTCLKLGIQGSYFCSQECFKGSWATHKLLHKKANEKAKHEVSSWTLEGDVNTNPWSGYRYTGKLRPHYPLTPTRPVPSYIQRPDYADHPLGMSESEQALKGTSQIKILSPEDIEGMRVVCRLAREVLDVAAMMVKAGVTTEEIDHAVHLACIARNCYPSPLNYYNFPKSCCTSVNEVICHGIPDRRPLQEGDIVNVDITVYRNGYHGDLNETFYVGEVDEGAKRLVQTTYECLMQAIDAVKPGVRYRELGNIIQKHAQANGFSVVRSYCGHGIHKLFHTAPNVPHYAKNKAVGVMKPGHVFTIEPMICEGGWQDETWPDGWTAVTRDGKRSAQFEHTLLVTDTGCEILTRRLDSIRPHFMSQ, encoded by the exons GAATGCTTTAAGGGAAGCTGGGCTACTCACAAGTTATTACACAAGAAAGcaa atgaaaaagctAAACATGAAGTTTCCTCTTGGACCCTGGAAGGTGACGTTAACACAAATCCCTGGTCTGGTTATCGATATACTGGGAAACTCAGGCCACATTATCCCCTG ACACCAACGAGACCTGTGCCAAGTTATATTCAGAGACCAGATTATGCTGATCATCCACTAG GAATGTCTGAATCAGAACAGGCTTTGAAAGGGACctctcaaataaaaatactctcACCTGAGGATATAGAAGGGATGCGAGTAGTGTGTAGG CTTGCTAGAGAAGTATTGGATGTCGCTGCCATGATGGTGAAAGCAGGTGTGACTACTGAAGAAATTGATCATGCTGTCCATTTA GCTTGTATTGCAAGGAATTGCTATCCTTCCCCTCTGAATTATTATAATTTCCCTAAGTCATGTTGTACATCAGTGAATGAAGTGATCTGCCATGGAATTCCTGATAGGAGGCCATTACAGGAGGGGGATATTGTTAATG TGGATATTACTGTCTATCGTAATGGCTACCATGGAGATCTGAACGAGACGTTTTACGTTGGAGAAGTTGATGAGGGTGCAAAGAGGCTTGTCCAAACAACGTATGAGTGCCTAATGCAAGCCATCGATGCAG taaaACCTGGTGTTAGGTATAGAGAACTGGGAAACATTATTCAGAAACACGCTCAAGCAAATGGATTCTCGGTCGTTCGGAGCTACTGTGGGCATGGAATCCATAAACTTTTCCATACAGCCCCTAATGTGCCACACTATGCCA AAAATAAGGCGGTTGGAGTCATGAAGCCAGGTCATGTATTTACAATCGAACCAATGATCTGTGAAG GTGGTTGGCAAGATGAAACATGGCCCGATGGTTGGACTGCGGTAACAAGAGATGGAAAGCGATCTGCCCAGTTTGAACACACTCTTCTGGTCACCGATACAGGCTGTGAGATCCTCACTCGGCGGCTGGATAGTATTCGTCCCCATTTCATGTCCCAGTGA